One segment of Gordonia terrae DNA contains the following:
- a CDS encoding glycosyltransferase family 2 protein produces the protein MTIDVMMPFYGDVARFQQAVTSVLEQSDPELRLVVVDDCYPDPTPRRWLESLGDARVHYLRNETNLGVNGNFRRCVDLVTADWFVVMGCDDLMHRDYLSTVRTLAGHHPDAAVIAPGVDVIDENGQAVTPLGDRIKSILAPPRATVLEGERLATTLYHGNWTYFPSLLWRTAAVREVGFRPGLEIVLDLALLVDLASADGSLVYDPEVVFSYRRHSASVSSIQAVDGRRFAEENRFFAEEAQRCAARGWPKAARAARWHATSRLNHLSARVGAGIGRLRASSGS, from the coding sequence CCCGGAGTTGCGCCTGGTGGTCGTCGACGACTGTTACCCGGATCCGACGCCCCGACGGTGGCTGGAGTCGCTCGGCGATGCCCGGGTCCACTACCTGCGCAACGAGACCAATCTCGGCGTGAACGGGAACTTCCGACGCTGCGTCGACCTGGTGACCGCCGACTGGTTCGTCGTCATGGGATGCGACGACCTCATGCACCGGGACTACCTGAGCACCGTCCGCACGCTGGCCGGCCACCACCCCGATGCCGCGGTCATCGCGCCCGGTGTCGACGTCATCGACGAGAACGGTCAGGCCGTCACGCCGCTGGGTGACCGGATCAAGTCGATCCTCGCGCCGCCGCGCGCGACCGTGCTGGAAGGGGAGCGGCTCGCGACGACGCTCTACCACGGCAACTGGACATATTTCCCGTCCCTGCTGTGGCGAACCGCCGCCGTGCGTGAGGTCGGGTTCCGTCCGGGACTCGAGATCGTCCTCGACCTGGCGCTTCTCGTCGATCTCGCGAGCGCCGACGGCTCACTGGTCTACGACCCTGAGGTGGTCTTCTCCTACCGCAGACACAGCGCGTCGGTGAGTTCGATCCAGGCGGTCGACGGCCGGCGGTTCGCCGAGGAGAACCGCTTCTTCGCGGAGGAAGCGCAGCGATGCGCCGCGCGCGGTTGGCCGAAGGCGGCGCGCGCCGCGAGGTGGCACGCGACGTCGAGGCTGAACCACCTCTCAGCTCGCGTCGGGGCGGGCATCGGCCGATTGCGGGCTTCGTCCGGGAGCTAG
- a CDS encoding IS110 family transposase yields the protein MIFVGNDWASDHHDVCVMDEHGTTLATRRIPENAAGATTMHELIARYAQEPGEVVIGIETDHGMWVTALVAAGYQVYAINPLSVSRYRDRHHVGGTKSDKADAKTLADLVRTDRHNHRLVAADTVAADAITVMARTHQNLVWARSAQQNVLRSQLGAYYPAAVDAFGGDLAHKDCLAVLRRAPTPRQGAALSVAAIRSALKKGGRQRNTDTRARDIQHALRGGGHLGAPEALTAAYAATVTATVEMLAALNTQIIQLETTMAQSFRAHPDAEIYLSMPGVGDITGARMLGEFGDDPERYATAKSRRNYAGTSPRTIASGKGHVVLARHIRNTRLNAAALCMAQSALTGSPGARVYYDSLRDQKKSHTQALRAVANRLIGILHGCLTHRTHYNEHTAWNHRTHLAA from the coding sequence ATGATCTTTGTGGGCAACGACTGGGCATCAGATCATCACGATGTGTGCGTGATGGATGAACACGGCACCACCCTGGCCACCCGCCGAATACCCGAGAACGCTGCCGGCGCCACCACCATGCATGAACTGATCGCCCGGTATGCCCAAGAGCCTGGCGAGGTAGTGATCGGGATCGAAACCGATCACGGCATGTGGGTCACCGCCCTGGTCGCCGCGGGCTATCAGGTGTACGCGATCAACCCGTTGTCGGTATCGCGGTACCGCGACCGCCACCATGTCGGGGGCACCAAATCCGATAAGGCTGACGCGAAAACGCTGGCTGACCTGGTGCGTACCGACCGGCACAACCATCGGCTCGTCGCCGCCGATACCGTCGCCGCGGACGCGATCACGGTGATGGCCCGCACGCACCAGAACCTGGTGTGGGCGCGTTCAGCGCAACAGAATGTGTTGCGCTCCCAACTGGGCGCCTACTACCCGGCCGCGGTCGATGCCTTCGGCGGCGACCTCGCCCACAAAGACTGTCTGGCGGTGTTGCGTCGCGCTCCCACCCCACGACAGGGTGCGGCACTATCGGTCGCGGCGATCCGCTCGGCCCTGAAAAAGGGTGGCCGACAACGCAATACCGATACCCGTGCCCGCGACATCCAGCACGCCCTACGCGGTGGCGGCCATCTGGGCGCACCCGAGGCACTCACCGCCGCCTACGCGGCGACCGTGACAGCGACCGTGGAAATGCTGGCCGCTCTCAACACCCAGATCATCCAACTGGAAACCACTATGGCCCAGTCTTTTAGAGCGCATCCGGACGCCGAGATCTACCTGTCCATGCCCGGAGTCGGTGACATCACCGGCGCCCGGATGCTCGGCGAGTTCGGGGATGACCCCGAACGCTATGCCACCGCCAAGTCTCGCAGAAACTATGCCGGCACCTCACCACGCACCATCGCCTCAGGCAAAGGGCACGTCGTGTTGGCCCGCCACATCCGCAACACCCGACTCAACGCCGCCGCACTGTGCATGGCGCAAAGCGCTCTGACCGGTAGCCCCGGCGCCCGCGTCTACTACGACAGCCTCCGCGATCAGAAGAAGTCCCACACCCAAGCACTACGCGCGGTCGCCAACCGGCTCATCGGCATCCTCCACGGCTGCCTCACCCACCGCACCCACTACAACGAACACACCGCATGGAACCACCGCACACACCTCGCCGCTTGA
- a CDS encoding lipopolysaccharide biosynthesis protein — MTTDPTTPGPDPSAAVPSGDMSARSLGRVTIATVVAAASGYAVLLLAARHLGAVGYGVFAVFWAAYGLVTGAQNGQLQETTRTVRTAASEGLARSRPLLVNTGIGVGLAVLVLVSSPLWSGRVFTADRGLSVLLLAVGVASFAVYAHLCGALSGRLNWSSFAMLLSIDALIRLAGAGIVVAAGWGTTAFLVVTVIGSLSWCVVLAVSATARRAIGVAGDIPPRSLTVNTLTAMAAAAASAVLVMGFPVLINLTTDLRGGSDADDTRTIGALILAVTLTRAPLLVPLNSFQGVLISRFVDGRDRRLASLGVPLGIVAAVGGVGVLAAWLLGPWLLRSVFGADFDLDGLVVAALTLGATCLALLTVTGAAAIAAGAHRWYAAGWWVATLVAVAMLLLPFDVATRTCVALVVGPLIGIGAHLVGVLRA, encoded by the coding sequence ATGACGACCGATCCGACGACGCCGGGTCCCGACCCGAGTGCGGCGGTCCCGTCCGGTGACATGTCCGCCCGTTCGCTGGGTCGGGTCACGATCGCGACGGTTGTCGCGGCTGCGTCGGGATATGCCGTCCTGCTCTTGGCGGCCCGCCATCTCGGCGCCGTCGGTTATGGCGTGTTCGCTGTGTTCTGGGCCGCGTATGGGCTGGTGACCGGCGCGCAGAACGGACAGCTGCAGGAGACCACCCGAACGGTGCGAACCGCGGCGTCGGAGGGCCTCGCCCGGTCGCGGCCGCTGCTGGTGAACACGGGCATCGGTGTGGGCCTTGCCGTTCTCGTCCTGGTGTCGTCACCGCTGTGGAGCGGCCGGGTGTTCACCGCGGACCGCGGACTGTCGGTGCTGCTGCTCGCCGTGGGCGTGGCGAGCTTCGCGGTCTACGCCCACCTGTGTGGCGCGTTGTCGGGACGACTGAACTGGTCGTCGTTCGCGATGTTGTTGTCGATCGACGCGCTGATCCGGCTCGCCGGTGCCGGGATCGTGGTGGCAGCCGGCTGGGGCACCACCGCGTTCCTCGTCGTCACCGTCATCGGTTCCCTGTCGTGGTGCGTGGTCCTGGCGGTCTCGGCAACGGCCCGCCGCGCGATCGGCGTTGCCGGCGACATCCCGCCCCGGAGCCTGACGGTCAACACGCTGACCGCGATGGCCGCCGCAGCGGCGAGTGCCGTCCTCGTCATGGGGTTCCCGGTCCTCATCAACCTCACCACCGACCTGCGCGGCGGGTCCGACGCCGACGACACCCGGACGATCGGTGCACTGATCCTCGCCGTCACCCTGACGCGCGCGCCGCTGCTGGTGCCGCTCAACAGCTTTCAGGGCGTTCTGATCTCGCGATTCGTCGATGGCCGGGACCGTCGGCTCGCCTCGCTCGGTGTCCCACTCGGGATCGTCGCCGCGGTCGGCGGGGTGGGGGTCCTCGCCGCGTGGCTGCTCGGTCCGTGGTTGCTGAGGTCGGTGTTCGGGGCTGATTTCGATCTCGACGGGCTGGTCGTGGCCGCCCTGACACTCGGCGCGACCTGCCTGGCGCTGCTGACGGTGACCGGCGCCGCCGCGATCGCCGCGGGCGCCCACCGCTGGTATGCGGCCGGTTGGTGGGTGGCGACCCTCGTGGCAGTTGCGATGCTCCTGCTGCCGTTCGACGTCGCGACCCGGACCTGCGTCGCCCTCGTCGTCGGTCCGCTGATCGGGATCGGCGCGCATCTCGTCGGGGTCCTGCGGGCCTGA
- a CDS encoding M1 family metallopeptidase: MPGKFGLGSRGNSGQPVLGAPADVLDPYLPDNGNLGYRISRYDLELEYKVASNRLEGTAILTATSYAELKRFTLDLASSLSVHRVSVNDKRARYSHRNHKLTITPDTPLPPGGAMTVTVRYHGSPHPIRGPWGEVGWEELTDGALCANQPNGAASWFPCDDHPSAKAPYRISITTDSPYHALANGVLESKRVRAAHTTWVYEQVEPMPTYLASIQIGQYKQISLASKPIPVSGLVPARLEENFGIDFGKQTEMVSAFIEMFGPYPFPLYTVVVTDDELEIPIEAQSFSTFGANHCDGSRHAERLIAHELAHQWFGNSVTAARWRDIWLHEGFACYAEWLWSQHSGGRSADEWARHYYAKLESSPVRVPLADPGPRKMFDDWIYKRGALTLHALRLTLGDGDFFALLQRWTDKHRYGSVTTEDFMALAATQSSTPLKQLWDDWLFTPELPPFPGPS, encoded by the coding sequence GTGCCGGGAAAGTTTGGGCTGGGTTCACGGGGCAATTCCGGGCAACCAGTGTTGGGAGCACCCGCCGACGTCCTCGATCCTTACCTGCCCGACAACGGCAATCTGGGGTATCGGATCTCCCGATACGACCTGGAGCTCGAATACAAGGTCGCCAGCAACCGACTCGAGGGCACCGCGATCCTGACCGCGACGTCGTACGCCGAGCTCAAACGCTTCACCCTCGACCTGGCGAGTTCGCTCTCGGTGCACCGGGTGTCGGTGAACGACAAGCGCGCCCGCTACTCGCACCGGAACCACAAGCTGACCATCACGCCGGACACTCCGCTCCCCCCGGGTGGAGCCATGACCGTCACGGTCCGGTACCACGGCAGCCCCCACCCGATCCGCGGCCCGTGGGGCGAGGTCGGCTGGGAGGAACTGACCGACGGTGCGCTCTGCGCGAACCAACCCAACGGGGCGGCATCGTGGTTCCCGTGCGATGACCACCCGAGCGCCAAGGCGCCGTACCGGATCTCGATCACCACCGACAGCCCGTACCACGCGCTGGCGAACGGCGTGCTGGAGTCCAAACGTGTCCGCGCCGCGCACACCACCTGGGTGTACGAGCAGGTGGAGCCGATGCCCACCTACCTGGCGTCGATCCAGATCGGCCAGTACAAACAGATCTCGTTGGCGTCCAAGCCGATTCCGGTCTCGGGTCTGGTTCCCGCGCGCCTCGAGGAGAACTTCGGCATCGACTTCGGCAAGCAGACCGAGATGGTCTCGGCGTTCATCGAGATGTTCGGGCCCTATCCCTTCCCGCTGTACACCGTCGTGGTGACCGATGACGAGCTCGAGATCCCCATCGAGGCACAGAGTTTCTCCACCTTCGGCGCGAACCACTGTGATGGCAGCCGGCATGCCGAGCGGTTGATCGCCCACGAACTCGCACACCAGTGGTTCGGCAACTCGGTGACCGCGGCCCGGTGGCGCGACATCTGGCTCCACGAGGGTTTCGCCTGTTACGCCGAGTGGCTGTGGAGTCAGCACTCGGGTGGCCGGAGCGCCGACGAGTGGGCGCGTCACTACTACGCGAAACTCGAATCGTCCCCGGTGCGTGTGCCACTCGCCGATCCCGGCCCTCGCAAGATGTTCGACGACTGGATCTACAAGCGCGGCGCACTCACCCTGCACGCACTGCGGCTGACCCTCGGCGACGGGGACTTCTTCGCACTCTTGCAGCGATGGACCGACAAGCACCGCTACGGCTCGGTGACCACCGAGGACTTCATGGCGCTCGCCGCGACCCAGTCGTCGACGCCACTCAAGCAACTCTGGGACGACTGGCTGTTCACGCCCGAACTGCCGCCGTTCCCTGGTCCCTCCTGA
- a CDS encoding DoxX family protein — translation MSGFGSVAQFLARLILGIIFIAHGWQKLFTQGMDATKVAFGPGGMDVPYPELAAYYATWVELIGGILLILGLLLPIVATLLIADMIGAIVFVHWDAGFWNMDGGYEWPLALIAGLLAVGYTSAGRMGADSYIMRRRRRDVV, via the coding sequence ATGAGCGGATTCGGTAGTGTGGCGCAGTTTCTCGCGCGCCTGATACTCGGCATCATCTTCATCGCCCACGGTTGGCAGAAGCTGTTCACGCAGGGTATGGATGCCACCAAGGTGGCCTTCGGGCCCGGCGGGATGGACGTGCCCTACCCGGAGCTGGCGGCCTATTACGCCACCTGGGTCGAGCTGATCGGCGGCATCCTGCTGATCCTCGGACTGCTGCTGCCGATCGTCGCGACCCTGCTGATCGCGGACATGATCGGTGCGATCGTCTTCGTGCACTGGGACGCCGGGTTCTGGAACATGGACGGCGGTTACGAGTGGCCGCTCGCGCTGATCGCGGGCCTGCTGGCGGTCGGGTACACGTCGGCGGGCCGGATGGGCGCCGACAGCTACATCATGCGGCGACGACGCCGAGACGTCGTCTGA
- a CDS encoding DUF5709 domain-containing protein has product MKDDIGSTPEGSDGEYSLDEDDQLQPEDTLDDRGVDDVLDEGYSPPDYEPKGAVHGLTSREQAEGETLDERLAEEEPDVGAVDPLDEITAEERSRTDWRAHDSDRDEEFEEDDEVGDTRAGRLIAPDAGSGIDTEAEAVAEDAGIDGAGASAEEAAVHYISDASE; this is encoded by the coding sequence ATGAAGGACGACATCGGTAGTACCCCGGAGGGCTCGGACGGCGAGTACAGCCTCGACGAGGACGATCAGCTCCAGCCCGAGGACACCCTCGACGACCGCGGGGTCGACGACGTCCTCGACGAGGGGTACTCACCGCCCGACTACGAGCCCAAGGGCGCGGTGCACGGGCTGACCTCCCGCGAGCAGGCCGAGGGGGAGACGCTCGACGAGAGGCTCGCCGAGGAGGAACCCGACGTCGGGGCGGTGGACCCGCTGGATGAGATCACCGCCGAGGAACGTTCTCGGACCGATTGGCGCGCACATGATTCCGACCGCGACGAAGAGTTCGAAGAGGACGACGAGGTCGGGGATACCCGAGCGGGTCGGCTGATCGCCCCGGATGCGGGCTCCGGCATCGACACCGAGGCCGAGGCGGTCGCCGAGGACGCCGGGATCGACGGTGCCGGGGCCTCCGCGGAAGAGGCTGCTGTGCACTACATCTCGGACGCCTCCGAGTAG
- a CDS encoding alpha/beta hydrolase: MRPGGLRLLSATLIAAALALCTPGVASGAPTATLVRSVAVDEHRHDLLIRSPAMGRDVPVTVLHPAHGGPRGTLYLLDGGGHKGTVSDWITEAHADRHFRNKTVNVVMPSGQGAFYTNWNRADPRFGRPQWETFLTRELPPLVDRLFHGTGRNAIAGLSAGGQAAFTLATRRPALYTGVGSISGCPPTTGPVNESQIRAAVIRDGGDPTNMWGPWNGPGWADHDPARRLSALQGKHIFIAAGTGTPGPLDRLTRLDPGRSRLEKITTGAVLESLVNTCSRDFVARMRAAGLRPATHFRPVGTHAWPYWARDIPVLYSALSPGL; the protein is encoded by the coding sequence ATGAGACCCGGAGGACTGCGACTCCTGTCAGCCACCCTCATCGCAGCGGCACTGGCACTGTGCACACCGGGCGTCGCCTCCGGGGCCCCGACCGCGACACTGGTGAGAAGTGTTGCGGTCGACGAGCATCGCCACGACCTGCTCATCCGTTCCCCCGCCATGGGCCGAGACGTACCGGTCACCGTGCTGCACCCGGCCCACGGCGGCCCTCGCGGCACGCTCTATCTCCTCGACGGCGGCGGCCACAAGGGAACGGTCAGCGACTGGATCACCGAAGCCCACGCCGATCGCCACTTCCGCAACAAAACGGTCAACGTGGTCATGCCGAGCGGTCAGGGCGCCTTCTATACGAACTGGAACCGCGCGGACCCGAGGTTCGGCCGCCCGCAGTGGGAGACCTTCCTGACGCGCGAACTCCCCCCACTCGTCGACCGCCTCTTCCACGGCACCGGCAGAAACGCGATCGCCGGGCTGTCCGCCGGCGGCCAAGCGGCCTTCACACTCGCGACCCGTCGCCCCGCGCTCTACACCGGCGTCGGTTCGATCAGCGGCTGTCCTCCCACCACCGGTCCGGTCAACGAGTCGCAGATCCGCGCCGCCGTCATCAGAGACGGTGGCGACCCCACGAACATGTGGGGCCCCTGGAACGGGCCGGGGTGGGCCGACCACGACCCGGCGCGTCGACTGTCCGCCCTGCAGGGCAAACACATCTTCATCGCCGCCGGGACCGGCACCCCCGGCCCCCTCGACCGGCTGACCAGGCTCGATCCGGGACGTTCCCGCCTCGAGAAGATCACCACCGGCGCGGTACTCGAGAGCCTGGTGAACACATGCTCGCGGGACTTCGTCGCCCGGATGCGCGCCGCCGGACTGCGCCCCGCCACGCACTTCCGACCCGTCGGCACCCACGCCTGGCCATACTGGGCCCGCGACATCCCCGTCCTGTATTCCGCACTCTCGCCGGGCCTCTGA
- a CDS encoding ester cyclase gives MTDARTVIDAHIDAFNTRTPDDEPWSSDAELIAPGGSFAGRDQVLGFLSVFQDAFPDGRLTVHSYVVDAEHASVEGVFAGVHDGVLQSPQGAVDPTGRSVTFRWSATYRVRGSELVSEHLYFDQLDFLGQLGLLPG, from the coding sequence ATGACCGATGCACGAACAGTGATCGACGCGCACATCGACGCGTTCAACACCCGCACCCCCGACGACGAGCCGTGGTCGTCCGACGCCGAATTGATCGCGCCGGGTGGATCATTCGCCGGGAGGGACCAGGTACTCGGGTTCCTGTCGGTCTTCCAGGACGCGTTCCCCGACGGCCGGCTCACCGTTCACTCCTACGTCGTCGACGCCGAACACGCCTCGGTCGAGGGAGTCTTCGCCGGGGTCCACGACGGCGTGTTGCAGAGCCCGCAGGGCGCAGTCGACCCCACCGGGAGGTCCGTGACGTTCCGGTGGAGCGCAACCTACCGCGTGCGAGGTTCAGAACTCGTGTCCGAGCACCTCTACTTCGACCAGCTCGACTTCCTCGGCCAGCTGGGTCTGCTGCCGGGATGA
- a CDS encoding glycosyltransferase yields MSTYLMCSTPLAGHVGPVIAVGRTLVDRGHTVIVVTGSRFTDQVAAAGMIPHPLDGTADLDERDPDSFTPDRDRYRGLTLSRYQVQCTFIDPLADQARAVDSALRDHDVGAVLCDGTFAGIIPLLSRPASRRPPVLGLGTIPLAQTSPHVAPFNSGLRPMNGPAGRMRNRLAHLVVRRVLFASTQRRARELARGAGGSLDHFILDLSRAFDRFVQLGPAEFEYPRPDLPADTVFAGPVLDRRAQPPDDARTMPPWWSELLDDDRPIVHVTQGTLDNHDFSQLVEPTLTGLADMDVRVVVSTGGADPRSVIPTGNATVSRYLDYDALLPRTSVMITNGGYGGVLHALSHSVPVVVAPGGEDKPEVAARVRHFGVGVDLGTRRPSPRQISDAVASVLADDELTGRCARMARAIADYDPARVVSTQLADLTTANRTTRPATPRSGNTQEEH; encoded by the coding sequence ATGTCGACCTACCTGATGTGCAGTACGCCCCTGGCGGGTCATGTCGGACCGGTCATCGCCGTCGGACGCACGCTGGTCGACCGGGGACACACGGTGATCGTGGTGACCGGTTCGCGTTTCACAGACCAGGTCGCCGCCGCGGGCATGATCCCTCACCCGCTCGACGGCACGGCCGACCTGGACGAACGCGATCCCGACAGCTTCACCCCCGATCGTGATCGCTACCGTGGGCTGACCCTGTCCCGATACCAGGTGCAGTGCACGTTCATCGACCCACTCGCAGACCAGGCCCGCGCGGTGGACTCCGCCCTCCGCGATCACGACGTCGGTGCGGTGCTGTGCGACGGCACGTTCGCCGGGATCATCCCGTTGTTGTCGCGCCCCGCGAGTCGGCGGCCGCCCGTGCTCGGTCTCGGCACCATCCCGCTCGCGCAGACGAGCCCCCATGTGGCACCGTTCAACAGCGGCCTCAGACCCATGAACGGCCCGGCCGGGAGAATGCGAAATCGACTCGCACACCTTGTGGTCCGACGCGTCCTGTTCGCCTCGACACAGCGACGTGCACGAGAGTTGGCCCGGGGTGCCGGCGGTTCGCTCGACCACTTCATCCTGGACCTCTCCCGCGCATTCGACAGATTCGTCCAGCTGGGTCCCGCCGAGTTCGAGTACCCGCGGCCCGATCTGCCCGCCGACACCGTGTTCGCCGGGCCGGTGCTCGACCGACGTGCACAGCCCCCGGACGACGCCCGGACGATGCCACCATGGTGGTCGGAGTTGCTCGACGACGACCGCCCGATCGTGCATGTCACGCAGGGCACGCTCGACAACCACGACTTCTCCCAACTCGTCGAACCGACGCTGACGGGGTTGGCCGACATGGACGTCCGGGTCGTCGTCAGCACCGGCGGCGCAGATCCCCGGTCGGTGATCCCGACCGGCAACGCGACCGTCTCGCGATACCTCGACTACGACGCGCTCCTACCGCGGACCTCGGTCATGATCACCAACGGCGGTTACGGCGGCGTGCTGCACGCGCTGAGCCACTCGGTGCCCGTCGTCGTCGCGCCGGGCGGGGAGGACAAACCCGAAGTCGCCGCCCGTGTACGGCATTTCGGAGTCGGAGTGGATCTCGGAACCCGGCGACCGTCGCCCCGGCAGATCTCCGATGCGGTCGCCAGCGTCCTCGCCGACGACGAGTTGACCGGCAGATGCGCCCGCATGGCGCGCGCCATCGCCGACTACGACCCGGCACGCGTCGTGTCCACCCAACTCGCCGACCTGACCACCGCGAACAGAACCACCCGACCGGCGACACCCCGGAGCGGCAACACCCAGGAGGAGCACTGA
- a CDS encoding TetR/AcrR family transcriptional regulator, with translation MSRRPYTPRKRAISAAHTRSRILDAAQELFVAQGYSRTTLQQVADRAGVAVGTVHQAGSKASLMMAVLERGFTGDEKFVSLLERPEFIAIMEEADTARAIDRYLDHILAANSRIADLWHAATLAADSDPAIGEQLERSELRRLDDVHTGCHWFAHRSLIEDTEVDEFADILSHLTSPATYRYFTVERGWTPARLKKWMIVSIEAAMR, from the coding sequence ATGAGCAGACGCCCGTACACTCCGCGTAAACGTGCGATCAGCGCGGCGCACACGCGCTCGAGAATCCTGGATGCCGCCCAAGAGCTGTTCGTCGCCCAGGGGTATTCGCGGACCACGCTGCAGCAGGTCGCCGACCGGGCGGGTGTCGCCGTGGGCACCGTCCACCAGGCGGGTTCGAAGGCGTCGCTGATGATGGCGGTGCTCGAGCGGGGATTCACCGGCGACGAGAAGTTCGTCTCGCTACTCGAGCGGCCGGAGTTCATCGCGATCATGGAGGAGGCCGACACGGCCCGGGCCATCGACCGCTACCTCGACCACATACTTGCCGCGAACAGCCGGATCGCAGATCTGTGGCACGCCGCGACGCTCGCCGCGGATTCCGATCCGGCCATCGGGGAGCAGCTCGAACGGTCCGAACTCCGCCGGCTCGACGACGTGCACACCGGTTGTCACTGGTTCGCCCACCGCAGCCTCATCGAGGACACCGAGGTCGACGAGTTCGCGGACATCCTCAGCCATCTCACCAGCCCGGCCACGTATCGCTACTTCACCGTCGAACGGGGATGGACCCCCGCACGACTCAAGAAATGGATGATCGTCAGTATCGAGGCCGCGATGCGGTGA
- a CDS encoding cupin domain-containing protein has product MGHVIVHASSVPAGHGPHPAASPFDRRISEALDVTAFEVYQVELPPGAETVDHDHIDDRNDDVYAVIAGSGWVVVDDEPTPIAPGQFISVDLQTRRRLRAGPDGLTVIAVCAEQR; this is encoded by the coding sequence ATGGGTCACGTCATCGTCCACGCATCCTCGGTGCCTGCCGGCCACGGCCCGCATCCGGCAGCCAGCCCGTTCGACCGGCGCATCAGCGAGGCCCTCGACGTCACGGCTTTCGAGGTCTACCAGGTGGAGCTCCCACCGGGCGCCGAAACGGTCGACCACGATCACATCGACGATCGCAACGATGACGTCTACGCCGTCATCGCGGGCAGCGGCTGGGTCGTCGTCGACGACGAACCGACGCCGATCGCGCCAGGCCAGTTCATCTCCGTCGATCTGCAGACCCGCCGTCGCCTACGCGCCGGACCCGACGGGCTGACCGTCATCGCCGTCTGCGCCGAACAGCGCTGA
- a CDS encoding Clp protease N-terminal domain-containing protein — MPDTPVTIRLDDLITAIRKVHDDPLDQLSDAVLAAQHLGDVADSLIGHFVDQARRSGASWTSIGASMGVSKQAAQKRFVDRVSTASSDEAPADDNPFSRFTPRAANVLMAANAGAAADRAEHVTPAHIARSLTAEPTSLVFVVLSEFGVDAAAWTAAITPLVPSPRDIPDAEATSVVPYDEAAKAVLESTVGVAVELGHNYIGTEHLLLGMFADDGLAGALGGLGLTPEAVRGKIVEALAQVMEQTPPSD, encoded by the coding sequence ATGCCTGATACACCTGTCACCATCCGTCTCGACGACCTCATCACCGCGATTCGAAAAGTCCACGACGACCCGCTGGATCAGCTGTCGGACGCCGTCCTCGCCGCCCAGCATCTCGGCGACGTGGCCGACAGCCTGATCGGCCATTTCGTCGACCAGGCACGACGCTCCGGCGCGTCCTGGACATCGATCGGCGCCAGCATGGGGGTGAGCAAACAGGCCGCCCAGAAGCGGTTCGTCGACCGGGTGTCGACGGCGAGCAGCGACGAGGCCCCCGCCGACGACAACCCGTTCTCGCGCTTCACCCCACGCGCGGCGAACGTTCTCATGGCTGCCAACGCAGGCGCGGCCGCGGACCGGGCCGAACACGTGACCCCCGCCCATATCGCGCGGTCCCTGACCGCCGAGCCGACGTCTCTCGTCTTCGTGGTGTTGTCCGAGTTCGGTGTCGACGCAGCCGCGTGGACGGCCGCGATCACACCGCTGGTGCCGAGTCCGCGGGACATCCCCGACGCGGAGGCCACCAGCGTGGTGCCCTATGACGAGGCGGCCAAGGCGGTACTCGAGTCGACCGTGGGCGTCGCGGTCGAGCTGGGCCACAACTACATCGGCACCGAACACCTGCTTCTCGGCATGTTCGCCGATGACGGCCTGGCCGGCGCACTCGGCGGACTGGGCCTGACCCCCGAAGCGGTTCGGGGGAAGATCGTCGAGGCGCTCGCTCAGGTCATGGAGCAGACGCCGCCGTCCGATTAG